GTTTTTTCATAGATAGGTAGTTTAGCTACAATGCAAATTTGCCCCTTTAAAGTTGTTATTTTCAAGCAAGATAACAATTAAATTAATATATAATATTATCTGGTAAGGGGAAATTTGCAGGGCTGCTAAAATCCGTCCATATTTCTTTTATCGATGGCCTCCTGGGTTCGGGGAATGAACTTTTCTCTTGCATTTATTTCGGCTTCTGCCTGCACGCCTTCTATAAATGGGCGCAGGTTATTTTCGTAGTCCTGGAATGCTAGCATATAATTCTCCCCGTGAACTTTTAATGCATCTGCGAGGGCAGCAGCACCATCCAGGGCCAATGATCCGCCCATGCCGGCAGCAGGAGATGCACAATAGGCGGCATCACCTACGAGTGCGACCCTACCTTTTTTCCAGGAAGGCATTTTGATCTGGCAGAATTTATCGAAGTAGAAGTTATCTGAGTTGGCGACCTCGGTTAATAATTCTCCTGTTCGCCATTGCTGGCCCTTAAACTGCTCCAGGATGATATTTCGCTGTTGCGTTACATCCCGATAATCATATTCCATTTCATCATCTGCTGCAAAGCAAAAGATAACATCGGTTTTGTTCTTGTAGGCATTCAGCATATAGGCCTTGCCGGGAGTATTATAGAAATTCACGGTGTTTGGGGCTACCAGTGATTTTTCTACTATCGAGATGGAGAAATAAGCATTCAGGAAATGTGCATAGTCTGATTCAGGGCCGAACCAGATCTTCCTGACATTGGAATGTGTTCCATCACAGCCCAGGACAAGGTCGAATGTAACTTGAGAAGCGTCTTTGAATGTAGCGGTGATGTTACCGGAAGTTTCTTGTAGTGCAGTAATGCTGTTGTCGAAAAGGAAGTTTACTTTATCTTTTAAGACATTGTACAAAACATCTACTAATATGGTACGTTCTATTTCGATCTCTTCATCGCTGTCGTACCTTTTCTGGGCAAAGGAGCCAACTGTTTCGTCAGCTGCATTTTTAAATTCTATCAATTCAAGATTCAGGGCGTTTGACTTTACCTGATCATAGATCTCCATGCGTTTGAGAA
This window of the Chitinophaga sancti genome carries:
- a CDS encoding FAD-dependent monooxygenase, producing the protein MKKVLVSGASIAGLATAYWMDQLGYKVTVVEVAPAPRTGGTAVDLRLGTIDILKRMEIYDQVKSNALNLELIEFKNAADETVGSFAQKRYDSDEEIEIERTILVDVLYNVLKDKVNFLFDNSITALQETSGNITATFKDASQVTFDLVLGCDGTHSNVRKIWFGPESDYAHFLNAYFSISIVEKSLVAPNTVNFYNTPGKAYMLNAYKNKTDVIFCFAADDEMEYDYRDVTQQRNIILEQFKGQQWRTGELLTEVANSDNFYFDKFCQIKMPSWKKGRVALVGDAAYCASPAAGMGGSLALDGAAALADALKVHGENYMLAFQDYENNLRPFIEGVQAEAEINAREKFIPRTQEAIDKRNMDGF